The Actinomadura graeca nucleotide sequence GCCCCGGGACGGCACATGCCGCACCGGTTTCTGTCCGGGCGGGCGGGGCACCCCGGGGAGGCGGACGAAGGACGGGGGAGCGGTGACGGCGGTCGGGACGTCCGGATGGCAGTACGGCGACTGGCGCGGCGTGCTCTACCCGCCCGGCCTGCCGCAGCGCCGCTGGCTGCACCGCTACGCCGAGGTGTTCGGCACCGTGGAGAACAACAACGCCTTCTACCGCCTGCCCGCGCGCGGCACCTTCGAGCAGTGGCGCGAAGCGACCCCGCCGGGGTTCGTCATGGCCGTCAAGGCCAGCCGGTTCCTCACCCACATGAAGCGGCTGCGCGACCCCGGGGAGCCCGTCGCGCGGCTCATGGACGCCGCCGGGGGACTGGGCAGCAAGCTCGGCCCCGTCCTGCTGCAGCTGCCGCCCACGCTGCGGTGCGAGCCCGCGCGGCTCCAGGCGTGCCTGCGCTGCTTCCCCAGCGGCGTCCGCGTCGCGGTGGAGCCCCGGCATCCCTCGTGGTGGACGGCGGAGGTCCGCGGCGTCCTGGAACGGCACGGCGCGGCCCTGTGCTGGGCCGACCGGCTCGGCAGGCCGGTCACGCCGCTGTGGCGGACGGCGGACTGGCTGTACGTGCGCCTGCACGAGGGGGCAGCGTCCCCCAGGCCCTCCTACGGGGACCGCGCCCTGCGCAGCTGGGCGGAGCGGATCGCTCCGGGCGGGGACGCCTACGTCTACTTCAACAACGACCCGGGCGGCGCCGCCGTCCGCAACGCCCGCCGTTTCACCGTCCTCACCCAACCCGACAAACAGCAACAAACTACGTAAAGCAGACAGAAGCTGAATTCTGTTCGGTATCAGAATCCTCATCCCGGGCCGCGGCAGGGGCCTCGGCGGCCGCGCCGCGGGCCGTCCCGCACGACGAGCCCGGCCCTCGCCGCCGAGACCGGCCGGGACGCGCACCCGCCGACGCCTGACGATCACCCAGCTCACCGGAACCGGGGTGGCGCGACCGGCAACCGGGCGATCTTGTCCGGCTTGCCGGGTCCGGACGCCCGCCGTTCAAGATGATCTTCAAAGCGGCCGGCGGCACCGCGCGGCATTCCGGTCACCGGACGCGCCGGACCGGACGCTGCACGAGAACCGCCCGGACGGTTCACGGGCCGCTCCGCCCGCGGACGCGCCACGCGGACCCGGAACCGCGGCGCCGCGCCCGGAAACACCCGATCCGCCCCCTCTTCACCACGGCCCGATCGCTGGTCGATAATGAACATTATGTTAAGTAGAGGGCTTGCGGCGTACCCTGCCCCGGCTAGGGTGCGGGGGTAGGTCCGGTTTGCCGGTGATCTGTGCGGGGCGGGGTGGCCGTCGTGGTTCCTGGACGATTCGTCCGCGCGCTGGAGGTCTTCGAGGCGGTACTGGCCGGGGTGCCCGCGGGCCGCTGGGAGTCCCCCTCTCCGTGTGAGGGCTGGTGCGCCGTCGACGTGGCGGGGCATGTCATGGCGGGGTTGCTGGCGGTGCGGGAGGTGGCCGCCGGGCGCCCGTTCCCGGGCACCGATCCCGACGTGCGGGAGGTGGCCGGCGCGGATCCGGTGGCCACATGGCGGTCGGTGCGCGCGGACCTGATGGCCGCGCTGGGACCCGGGACGCTGGAGCGCCGGGTGGAGCTCGCGGTGGGCGTGGAGACGACGGTGGGCGAATGGCTCGACCGCTATCCCCTGGAGTTGCTGGTGCACGCGTGGGACCTGGGGCAGGCCACCGGCCGTCCGGTGGTGTTCCCCCCGGATCTGGCGGCCGCCGCCCTGGAGACGGCGAGGCGTTTCGCGCCGCAGGGGCGCGCGGCGGGGATGATCGGGCCCGAGCGTGCGGTGCCCGGCGGCGCCGACGACCAGGCGCGGCTGCTGGCGGTGTTCGGCCGCGGCCCCTCGGACGGCCCCTCGGACGGCGACGGCGGCTGACGGCGCCCCTGGGGACGGCCGGGCGGGCGGGCCGGGGGCGCCCTCTCCCCCGTCCCCGCTGGTCAGGGCAGGTGGCGGAAGGCGTCACCGATGCACGCGACCCCTTCGGCGATGGCCGTGGGGGTGGCGGCGGCGTAGCCGAGGACCAGGCCGGGGCTGTGGCGGCGCTGCCCGTGCCAGGACAGCGGGTGGGTCTTCACGCCGCGGTCCAGCGCGGCGGCGGCCAGGGCGGTGTCGGGGAAGGAACCGGGGAAGGTCACCGTCAGGTGCAGGCCGGCGGCGGCGCCGTGGACGACCGCGCCGGGCAGCCGCGCCCGGATCGCGGTGATCATCGCGTCGCGGCGGCGGCGGTGGCGTCGGCGCAGGGCCCGCATTTGCCGTTCCATCTCACCGGAGTCCATGAGGCGGGCCAGGACCAGCTGCGGGAGGGCGGCGTTGCCGAGGTCGGCGAAGCGTTTGGCGTCCACGAGCGCGTCGCGGTGGCCGGGCGGCGCGAGGATCCACCCGATCCGCAGGGCCGGGGCGAGGAGTTTGGAGACGCTGCCCGCGTAGAAGAGGCGTTCGGTGAGCATGGACCGCAGGGCGGCGACGGGCGGGCGGTCGTAGCGGTGTTCGGCGTCGTAGTCGTCCTCGATGACGAGGCCGCCGTCGGCGCTCCAGCGCATCAGGTCCCGGCGGCGGGGGCCGTCCAGGACGACCCCGGTGGGGAACTGGTGGGCGGGGGTGAGCAGCACGGCGGGTGCGCCGGACGCGCGGAGCCGGTCGACGCGGACGCCGCCGGCGTCGACGGGGACGGGGGGCGTGCCCATCCCCCAGTGCGCCAGGTGCTGGCGGGTGCCGAGGGATCCGGGGTCCTCGACGGCGATGTCCCGGACGCCCTGGCCGGACAGGACGCGGACCATGAGCCCGAGGCCCTGCGCGGTCCCGGCGACGATGATGATGTCGGCGGGGTCGGCGCGGACGCCCCGGTTGCGGGCCAGCCACGCGGCGACGGCGGCGCGCAGGGCGGGGGTGCCGCGGGGGTCGCCGTAGCCGAGGGCGGGTGCCGACAGTTCCGCCAGGACGGACCTTTCGGCGCGCAGCCACGCGGCGCGGGGGAAGGCGGCCAGGTCGGGGACGCCGGGTGACAGGTCGACGCGGGCGGGCGCGGCGCGCAGGGCGTCGAACACGCCGCTGCCGGGGGCGCCGGAGAACACGCCCGGCGGCGTGGCGGGGCTGCCGTCGAGCGAGCCGCCGGGGACAGCGGTGAGGGCGAAGTCTGGTGGTGTGTCGGCGGGGTCGGCGCGCGGAGGGTGCGGCGGGACGGGGGCCGGGGCCGGCACGAAGGGTGCGGCGACGACGACGGTGCCGCCGCGGCCGCGGCCGGCGACGTGGCCGTCGTCGACGAGCCGCTGGTAGGCCTCGGTGACCACGCCGCGTGACACGCCGAGGTCGGCCGCCAGGACGCGGCTGGCGGGCAGGCGCCCGCCGACCGGGAGGCGGCCGTCGCCGATCGCGTCGCGCAGGCGCCCGGCGAGCCAGTCCGACAGGCCGCCCGGCGGGGCGTCGGCGGCGTCCAGTTGCAGGAAGTCCGCGCCGGACCCCGTTATGGCCCGGTCGCCGGCGGTGTCATTGGACCTGTCCATCAGGCCATTGTGGCGTCAAGGTGGACGCATGGGAACACGTACCGGCACGAACAGGGGCGGGCCGGGCGGGCCCGCGGCGCGGCGCTACATCCACGGCTGCTCGGGGGGCGAGTCGCGGCGTCTGGGCGGCTACACGTTCGCCAAGGGTGCCGCGGTCAACCCCGCCCCGCTCCCCCACGGCGGCGCGCGGTGACCGCCGTGGCGTCCTCGCTGGGGTCCGCCGTGGAGGCGGCCGTGCTGCTCACGGCGGTGGGCGGGCCGGTGGTGTGGCTGCTGGAGCGGGCGCACCGCCGCCGCCCGTATCCCCGGCCGCGGCTGTACGGGGGCGGCCGGCTGAGCGGCCACGGCGCCCGGGACGGCGCAGGTGGCGGCGGGGTCGGCGGCTATGGCGACGGCGGGGGCGAGGGCCGCGGTGACGTCCGTGACCGGGACGCCGAGCGGATCCGCGCCGGGCTCCGCGGCGCCCCCGGGCCGCAGGACGGCCGGGGGCGCCGCGGCACCGGGGCGTTCCGTGGGGTGCGGGGGGTCGTCCCCCCGCAGCGAACCGGCCCGTTGCGGGGCGAGCCGGTGCGGCAGGCGCCGGTGCGGGGCGCGCGGGTCAGGCGCGGGTCAGCTCGGCGCGCATCCGGTCCAGGCCCATCGGCCCCAGGTCGAGCGCGCGGCGGTGGAACTCCTTGAGGTCGAACGCCGTGCCCGCGCGGGCGCGTGCCGCCTCCCGCGCCTCCAGCCACACCTTCTCCCCCACCTTGTAGGCGATGGCCTGGGCGGGGAGCCCCAGGTACCGGTCGACCTCGAAGGTGATCGCCGCCTCCGGCTGCGGGCCCGCGTGGGCGCGCAGGAACTCCAGGGCCAGCTGCGGGGTCCACCGTTCGCCCTCGTGGAAGCCCGTCCCGGCGGGGATCGGCAGTTCCAGGTGCATCCCGATGTCGAGGATCACGCGGGCGGCGCGGAACTGCTGGCCGCCCGCCAGCATGCCCAGCAGGTGCGCCGGGTCGTGGTAGTAGCCCAGCTCGCCCATGAGCCGTTCGGCGTACAGGCCCCAGCCCTCGCAGTACCCGGGGTACAGCTCGCTGGACAGCCGCTGGAACCGGTTGAGGCCGGTGTTGAGGATGGTCACGCCGAGTTGCAGGTGGTGGCCGGGGACGCCCTCGTGGAACATGATGCCCGGCACCGTCCAGGTGACGATGTCCTGGTCGCGGTCCTTGACCGTCCACCACACCCGCCCGGGGCGCGACAGGTCCTCCGACGGCGCCAGGTAGTAGATCCCCGACTCCACCGGCGGGATGCGGCACTCGATCCGCCGCAGCGGCGCGGGGATGTCGAAGTGGACGCCGTCCAGGTCGCCGATCGCCCGGTCGGCCAGTTCCTGGATCCACGCCCGGAACGCGTCCGCGCCGTGGATGCGGTAGGCGGGGTCGTTGTCCAGCGCGGCGCGGACCGCCGGCAGCGGCTCGCCCGGCAGGATCCGCTCCCCCGCCTCGTCCATCTCGGTCTCGATCCGGGCCAGTTCCTCCCAGCCCCACGCGTAGGTCTCCTCCAGGTCCAGGGTGGTGCCCAGCAGGTCGCGGACGCCGAGCCGGTACCGGTCGGCGCCCAGCGCGTCGCGTTCGGGGGCGCGGGGGGCCAGCTCGCCCGACAGGAACTCGGCGAACTCGGCCAGGGCGCGTGACGCGGCGGCGACGGCGTCGTCGAGTTCGCCGCGCAGGGGGCCGCCGCCGTGCCGGGCGGTGATCTCGGCCAGGCAGCCGGGGGTCTCCAGGCAGCTCTGGACGTTGCGGGCGATCTGGCGGCGGGCGACGATCCGCCCGTTCTGGCAGGCGCGGAGCAGCCCGGTGCGCAGGTCCCGCAGCGCGCCGGGCAGGGCCCGCAGGCGTCCGCGGACGGCGTCCCAGTCGGTGTCGTCGCCGCGGTCCAGGAGCTCGATCGCGATGCGGAGCCGCTGCAGTGGTCCTTCCAGGGTGTTCAGGGCCGTGTCGTGGACGTGGGCGTCGTGCAGGGCCAGGTCGGTCTCCAGCCGTTCGCGGAGGACGGCCGCGGCGATGCGGTCGGCGTCGGCGGCGGTTCCGGGGACGGTGCTGGGAGCGGCACCGGCGGTGGGGGTGGGGGTGGGGGTGGGGGTGGCGCCGTTCTGGGCGCCGGGGCGGGTGCCGCCGGTGGCGGCGGGAGCGGATGCGGGGGGAGCGGCGGGGGCGACGGCGTTCAGGCGGGCCAGGGTGGCGCGGGCCAGATCGGCGCGGGCCGCGAGCCCGTCGGGGCCGTAGTCGGTCAGACGGGAGTCCTGCCCGGCGATCCCCATGATCGCCGCCTGGCACGGGTCCAGGGCGGCGAGCTCGTCCATGTAACGGTCGACGAGGTCATCCAGTGCGGTCATCGCCCAAGGCTACGGCGCGCCGCCCCTGTAGGGCGATCATGTGTTCAGAGGGGCCTGCGGCGCGGCCGCGTGTCGGCCGGGGGGCGTGGCGTCACCCGCCCGTCACCTGGGTGTCATGGTGGCGCCCGCGTCACACCCGTCCGCCTGGTCTCCGCCCGTCCCGGGCGGCGGTGCGGAGGCGGCCGTGACCTGGGCGGATTCCGGCGGCGGCGCCGCTGGGCCGGCGGGGGCCGCGCCGCCGCGTCCGCCGGCGGCGGGGTGATGCGGGCGCCGGGCGCGCGTCCGGCCGCCGGTGTTCGGCGCGTCCGGGACAGACCCGCGGACACCGTGTTCTGAACCGTCGCATAATGCCGCGCGTCCGTGGCCGGAATCCCCTCGCCGGGCGGAGCGGCGCGGCGGCGGACCTCGCCGGGCCGGGCGGCAGGCGCGGGGGCGCCCGCCCCCGCCGGTGCGGGGGCGGATGCGTCAGCGGGTCTCGGCCGCCAGCCGCACCCCCAGGCCCACCAGCACCACGCCCGACACCTGCTCCAGGCGCCGCCGCACCACCGGGCGGCCCAGCGCCCGCCGTGCCGCGCCCACCAGCCACACCACCGCCGTGTACCAGGCCAGGTCGATCAGCGCCCACAGCACCGAGAGGACCGCCAGCGCCACCGGCACCGGCCACCCTCCGGGGACGAACTGCGGCAGGAACGACACCGCGAACACCCCGGCCTTGGGGTTCGCGGCGTTGGTGGCCAGCCCGAGCCGGAAGCACCGCCACCCCGTCACCGCTCCCCCGCCGTCCCCCACGGTGCCGGGGGTGTGGTCCACAGCGGCGTGGTCCACGCCGGCGGCCGGCGCACCCCGGCGGGCCTGCCACAACGCCCGCGCCCCGAACCACACCAGCACGCCCGCGCCGAGGACCCGCAGCCCGTCGTAGGCCAGCCGCGACGCCACCAGCAGCGCCGACAGGCCGGCGGCCGCCGCCAGCCCCCACGCCAGCACACCGGCCTCGTTGCCCAGCACCGTCGCCAGCCCGCCGCGGCGTCCCGCCCGCAGCGACTGACGCATGATCACGACCGTGCTCGGGCCCGGCGCGACCGCGATCAGCACCGCCGCGCCCGTGAAGGCGATCAGAGTCTCCGGCATCCCCTCATGCTGCCCACGCCCGGCCCGCCACGCAACGGAGAAAACCCTTGAAACCAGCCAAAAGGCCCCAATGCGGGATACGCCGCTACAGAGCGCCTGCCACGTCCGGACCCACCGGTCAGACGGGGCCTCCGTCGTCCCCGCCGCCGCCCGGCGGCGTCGGCCCCGGCGACACCGGGTCAGACGGGGTCACCGGCGGCGGAGACGGCGACGGCCGCGGCGACGACGGCCCCTGCGACGGAGACGGCACCTGCGCCGTCGGCGTCGGCTCCGGCGGAAGCGGCGGCGGCTCCTTCACCTCCGGCTGACACGCGAACAACACCCCCATCAGCAACGCCAGCACCAGCAGCGCCGCCGCCAGCGACAGCACCGCCGCCACCATGTTCCGCTCCGGCGGCCGCTCCCCTGCCAGCCCCGGCTGCGCCGCCGGCCGCTCCTGCGGACGATCCAGCGCCGGCTCACCCGACCCCAGCCAGTACGGCTGGAACCCCGGCCCGCGCCGCCCCCACCGCCCCCGGAACGACCCCTCCAAGAGCACCGGCTCCAAGAACCGCTCCGCGCCCGCCCGCTCCGCCTCGTACGCCGTGGCCACCCACGGCGCCGGGCCGTCCGGCTGCGCCGCCACCACCGGCGCCGCTCCCCCCGCCGCCCGGCCTCCCACCGGCCCCGGGCGCCCAGGAGGCCCCGGGGGTCCCGGCGGGCCGCCCGGACCGGGGACCGCCGCGTTGATCGCCGCCCGGAACCGGCCGCGCGCCGCCGCGTCGCCCGCCGCGCCCCGGTTCAGCACCGCCACGCTCGCGCGGCGCCCCTCCCCGTCCACCCCCAGGAACACGATCCCCGCCGGCGTCTCCGACAACCGCGCCGACAGGCGGAACGGTCCCAGCTGCGCGGGATCACCCGGCGGCAACGGCCTCGACATGCCGCCACACTAACAATCCCGCCCCCGCCACGGCCGCCCCCGAGACGACGCGGGCACAACGCGGACCCGACACGCGAACGACCCGGACCCCGCCCCCGGACCCCGGACCCAGCCCGGGCTCGCCGCAGGCCGGGCACCGGCCCGGAACCGGACCGCGGCCCGGCCCCGTACCACCCCCTGGACACACCCCCGAACCGATCACCTCCGACACGCAGGTATCCGGCACGAACGGGTACAAGTGATCGCGTAGGGTCAGAAGGCGCCCGCCCGCACACCCGAGGACACCGAGGGACACCAGATGACCATCGCCGCCCACGATGTCGACGAGGCCGCGGCCCAGCTCCAGAGCACCGTCACCGAGGTCAAGAAGGTCATCGTCGGCCAGGAGCACATGGTCGAGCGGATGGTCGTCGCGCTCCTCGCCCGCGGCCACTGCCTCATCGAGGGCGTCCCCGGCGTCGCCAAGACCCTCGCCGTCGGCACCCTCGCCCGCGTCGTCGGCGGCACCTTCGCCCGCCTGCAGTTCACCCCCGACCTCGTCCCCTCCGACATCGTCGGCACCCGCATCTACCACCCCTCCACCGAGCAGTTCGACGTCGAGCTCGGCCCCGTCTTCGTCAACTTCATCCTCGCCGACGAGATCAACCGCGCCCCCGCCAAGGTCCAGTCCGCCCTCCTGGAGGTCATGGCCGAACGCCAGGTCTCCCTGGGCGGCAACACCTACCCCCTCCCCCGCCCCTTCATCGTCCTGGCCACCCAGAACCCCATCGAATCCGAGGGCGTCTACCCCCTCCCCGAGGCCCAGCGCGACCGGTTCCTGATGAAGATCGACGTCCACCACCCCGCCGCCCACGAGGAACTGCAGATCCTCCAGCGGATGAGCGTCGACCCCCCCGAGGCCGCCCCCGTCCTGGACACCGCCCGCCTCGCCGGCCTCCAGCGCGCCACCGAGGAGGTCTCCGTCCACGAGCTCATCGCCGACTACATCGTCCGGCTCGTCATGGCCACCCGCGAACCCGACCAGTACCGCCTGCCCGACCTGCGCACCGTCATCGAGATCGGCGCCAGCCCCCGCGCCACCCTCGGCCTGGTCTCCGCCGCCCGCGCCCTGGCCCTGCTGTCGGGCCGCGACTACGTCCTGCCCGACGACGTCCGCGCCGTCGCCCGCGACGTCATCGCCCACCGCCTCGTCCTGACCTTCGACGCCCTCGCCGACGGCATCGACCCCGGCGACGTCGTCGCCCAGATCCTCACCGCCGTCCCCCCGCCCCGCGTCGTCTGGAACCACGGCGCCGCGGCGGTGACCACCCCATGAGCGCCCGGGTCGCCCAGCTCGCACCCGAACGCACCCTGCGGCGCCTGGAACTGCAGGTCACCCGCCGCCTCGACGGCCTGCTCAACGGCGAGCACCTCGGCCTGCTCCCCGGCCCCGGCACCGAAAGCGCCGAGGCCCGCCTCTACCAGCCCGGCGAGGACGACGTCCGCCACATGGACTGGGCCGTCACCGCCCGCACCACCACCCCCCACGTCCGCGACCTCATCGCCGACCACGAACTCGAGGCGTGGTCCCTGGTCGATCTCACGCCCAGCATGGACTTCGGCACCGGCACCCTCGTCAAACGCGACCTCGCCGCCGCCGCCCTCGCCGCCGTCGGGTTCCTCACCGTCCGCCTCGGCGACCGCGCCGGCGCCTACCTGCTGCACCGCGACGGGCTGCGCCGCCGCCCCGCCCGCACCGGCAA carries:
- a CDS encoding DUF72 domain-containing protein yields the protein MTAVGTSGWQYGDWRGVLYPPGLPQRRWLHRYAEVFGTVENNNAFYRLPARGTFEQWREATPPGFVMAVKASRFLTHMKRLRDPGEPVARLMDAAGGLGSKLGPVLLQLPPTLRCEPARLQACLRCFPSGVRVAVEPRHPSWWTAEVRGVLERHGAALCWADRLGRPVTPLWRTADWLYVRLHEGAASPRPSYGDRALRSWAERIAPGGDAYVYFNNDPGGAAVRNARRFTVLTQPDKQQQTT
- a CDS encoding TIGR03086 family metal-binding protein; the encoded protein is MVPGRFVRALEVFEAVLAGVPAGRWESPSPCEGWCAVDVAGHVMAGLLAVREVAAGRPFPGTDPDVREVAGADPVATWRSVRADLMAALGPGTLERRVELAVGVETTVGEWLDRYPLELLVHAWDLGQATGRPVVFPPDLAAAALETARRFAPQGRAAGMIGPERAVPGGADDQARLLAVFGRGPSDGPSDGDGG
- a CDS encoding PLP-dependent aminotransferase family protein gives rise to the protein MDRSNDTAGDRAITGSGADFLQLDAADAPPGGLSDWLAGRLRDAIGDGRLPVGGRLPASRVLAADLGVSRGVVTEAYQRLVDDGHVAGRGRGGTVVVAAPFVPAPAPVPPHPPRADPADTPPDFALTAVPGGSLDGSPATPPGVFSGAPGSGVFDALRAAPARVDLSPGVPDLAAFPRAAWLRAERSVLAELSAPALGYGDPRGTPALRAAVAAWLARNRGVRADPADIIIVAGTAQGLGLMVRVLSGQGVRDIAVEDPGSLGTRQHLAHWGMGTPPVPVDAGGVRVDRLRASGAPAVLLTPAHQFPTGVVLDGPRRRDLMRWSADGGLVIEDDYDAEHRYDRPPVAALRSMLTERLFYAGSVSKLLAPALRIGWILAPPGHRDALVDAKRFADLGNAALPQLVLARLMDSGEMERQMRALRRRHRRRRDAMITAIRARLPGAVVHGAAAGLHLTVTFPGSFPDTALAAAALDRGVKTHPLSWHGQRRHSPGLVLGYAAATPTAIAEGVACIGDAFRHLP
- a CDS encoding DUF885 domain-containing protein — encoded protein: MTALDDLVDRYMDELAALDPCQAAIMGIAGQDSRLTDYGPDGLAARADLARATLARLNAVAPAAPPASAPAATGGTRPGAQNGATPTPTPTPTAGAAPSTVPGTAADADRIAAAVLRERLETDLALHDAHVHDTALNTLEGPLQRLRIAIELLDRGDDTDWDAVRGRLRALPGALRDLRTGLLRACQNGRIVARRQIARNVQSCLETPGCLAEITARHGGGPLRGELDDAVAAASRALAEFAEFLSGELAPRAPERDALGADRYRLGVRDLLGTTLDLEETYAWGWEELARIETEMDEAGERILPGEPLPAVRAALDNDPAYRIHGADAFRAWIQELADRAIGDLDGVHFDIPAPLRRIECRIPPVESGIYYLAPSEDLSRPGRVWWTVKDRDQDIVTWTVPGIMFHEGVPGHHLQLGVTILNTGLNRFQRLSSELYPGYCEGWGLYAERLMGELGYYHDPAHLLGMLAGGQQFRAARVILDIGMHLELPIPAGTGFHEGERWTPQLALEFLRAHAGPQPEAAITFEVDRYLGLPAQAIAYKVGEKVWLEAREAARARAGTAFDLKEFHRRALDLGPMGLDRMRAELTRA
- a CDS encoding LysE family translocator — translated: MPETLIAFTGAAVLIAVAPGPSTVVIMRQSLRAGRRGGLATVLGNEAGVLAWGLAAAAGLSALLVASRLAYDGLRVLGAGVLVWFGARALWQARRGAPAAGVDHAAVDHTPGTVGDGGGAVTGWRCFRLGLATNAANPKAGVFAVSFLPQFVPGGWPVPVALAVLSVLWALIDLAWYTAVVWLVGAARRALGRPVVRRRLEQVSGVVLVGLGVRLAAETR
- a CDS encoding AAA family ATPase; this translates as MTIAAHDVDEAAAQLQSTVTEVKKVIVGQEHMVERMVVALLARGHCLIEGVPGVAKTLAVGTLARVVGGTFARLQFTPDLVPSDIVGTRIYHPSTEQFDVELGPVFVNFILADEINRAPAKVQSALLEVMAERQVSLGGNTYPLPRPFIVLATQNPIESEGVYPLPEAQRDRFLMKIDVHHPAAHEELQILQRMSVDPPEAAPVLDTARLAGLQRATEEVSVHELIADYIVRLVMATREPDQYRLPDLRTVIEIGASPRATLGLVSAARALALLSGRDYVLPDDVRAVARDVIAHRLVLTFDALADGIDPGDVVAQILTAVPPPRVVWNHGAAAVTTP